A single window of Solanum dulcamara chromosome 5, daSolDulc1.2, whole genome shotgun sequence DNA harbors:
- the LOC129890510 gene encoding uncharacterized protein LOC129890510, which yields MNGAVEAANKNIKKILRKIVDGHRQWHEKLPYALLVIPAEVEIPSLRIIQEVGLDDAEWIRSRIEQLMLIDEKRMDAVCHGQLYQNRMAKAFNKKVKPRQFTPGQLVMKKIFPHQGEAKGKFAPNWQGPYMVHRVLSGGAVILAEMDGTVSTKTINSDSIKKYYI from the exons ATGAATGGAGCAGTTGAAGCAGCAAACAAGAACATCAAGAAGATTTTGAGGAAAATAGTGGATGGTCACAGACAATGGCATGAGAAGTTACCATATGCTCTGCTCG TTATACCTGCTGAAGTGGAAATACCATCTTTAAGGATTATTCAAGAGGTCGGTTTAGATGATGCAGAATGGATTCGCAGCAGGATTGAACAGTTGATGCTCATTGATGAGAAAAGAATGGATGCAGTTTGTCATGGTCAACTTTACCAAAACAGAATGGCCAAAGCATTTAACAAGAAGGTCAAGCCTCGACAGTTCACACCAGGACAATTAGTAATGAAGAAGATATTTCCTCACCAAGGAGAAGCTAAAGGAAAATTTGCACCAAACTGGCAAGGTCCTTACATGGTTCATAGAGTATTATCTGGAGGAGCAGTAATCTTGGCAGAAATGGACGGTACAGTGAGCACGAAGACAATCAACTCAGACTCCATCAAGAAGTACTACATCTGA
- the LOC129890512 gene encoding uncharacterized protein LOC129890512 yields MTGGEDFNAATNIMIPVENPESSQNIADIQNDEKMAHMAQELEILREELRQVRDLAKLSATTFPSFKMPSYLPRADLPPADSPNMPKRAPIHGQAPLAHPSAIRTAPDLPTQDPVTPTYPVTNQIFGAHTVAPYDSQIPPVYAIEAPTFTTPVRVKVPYEVDQYAEMEKDARLKEDKSIDAQLRGLRKALKNLQVTRGTESLDYDDLCIHPDIDMPVGYKPPKFDIFDGKSDPHAHLRAYCDKLVGVGRNEKLRMKLFIRSLSGEALTWYTRQDPRKWYNWQEMAEDFMNRFRFNTEITADRFSLANIQKKPSEDFQEYARRWRTEAARVQPPLDESELSKYFIRAQEGIYFDKMMSMMGQKFAELVKMGDFIEEGIKSGKIQSMAALQAASKAIQSGSIGGIKKKREDVSVVNYQHGGQSHQYPNNPQIVAHTPYTSYPVYNTRPHYNPPRAPIYQSPTRPHVPLQAPTHQNRPAYVPRPRPNLEARNTRTYTPIAEPYAQLFERLRIAGVLHPVEGKLPDPIPYNFDGNKRCAYHSGIQGHDTEDCYGLKNQVETLIRRGIIKCTPTPPNVNNNPLPNHENREVNMISLEKEYNLGETIAPVWNAEEAATASPVQPIITVQLREPLTVQTYLPRVVVTTTVARKAEFDTKEVPWDYKTEAKGKMIDTAVAQGMTRSGRCYTPENLDQGVIGKEPNPKKNVTDAEVTEFWRKMQPKDYSVEEQLKKTSAHISIMSLLMSSEAHRNALMKVLNGVCIPKETASETLAATIGQVLESNKISFHDNELPTEGTGHNKALHIPVKCRDKIVTRVLIDGGSGCNICPFTTLRVLGLNMGDIEESRVKVRAFDGAQRSVIGEIHLTLQVGPAEFPILFQVMDVSSNYNLLLGRPWVHMAKAVPSTLHQCVKFEWGHTEVTVHGELNHPIYSVNSVPVNEELDGATFHTLEIMQAVRIDEKLESVGVKLSGASKMVATEMLKYGYQPKTGLGPRANGIVEPIQLKHQKGTTGLGYGSTSGRVHNRGSIKTTFVPEQVPILDHASDDDIVEGIGNLFVAMIGEEEEIDLRKLSIRDSKPGESLQNWIVSPSLFRQKSW; encoded by the coding sequence ATGACAGGTGGAGAAGACTTTAACGCTGCTACAAACATAATGATACCAGTAGAAAATCCTGaaagttctcaaaatatagCCGACATCCAAAATGATGAGAAGATGGCTCACATGGCGCAAGAGCTTGAGATTTTGAGAGAGGAACTACGTCAAGTGCGAGACTTGGCCAAGCTTTCGGCTACTACCTTCCCAAGTTTCAAGATGCCCAGCTACCTCCCTAGAGCTGACCTGCCTCCTGCAGATTCTCCAAACATGCCTAAACGTGCTCCTATTCATGGTCAAGCGCCATTAGCTCATCCGTCTGCAATCAGGACTGCTCCTGACCTTCCCACTCAAGACCCCGTCACACCTACCTACCCAGTGACAAACCAGATATTTGGAGCACACACCGTCGCTCCTTATGATTCACAAATCCCACCTGTATATGCTATTGAGGCCCCTACTTTCACGACACCGGTTAGGGTCAAAGTCCCGTATGAGGTTGACCAATATGCAGAAATGGAGAAGGATGCTCGATTAAAAGAAGATAAGTCAATAGACGCTCAACTTCGAGGTCTAAGAAAGGCGTTGAAAAACCTACAAGTCACTAGGGGAACAGAGAGCTTAGATTATGATGACTTATGCATCCACCCAGATATTGACATGCCGGTAGGATACAAGCCCCCAAAGTTTGACATATTTGATGGAAAGAGCGATCCTCACGCACATCTGAGGGCATACTGTGACAAGTTAGTTGGTGTAGGGAGAAATGAGAAACTAAGAATGAAGTTGTTCATTCGAAGTCTATCTGGAGAAGCGTTGACTTGGTATACACGCCAGGATCCTCGCAAATGGTATAACTGGCAGGAAATGGCTGAGGATTTCATGAATCGTTTCAGATTTAATACTGAAATCACTGCGGACAGGTTCTCATTAGCCAACATACAAAAGAAACCATCGGAGGACTTCCAGGAGTATGCACGACGTTGGAGAACCGAGGCTGCAAGGGTTCAACCACCGCTCGATGAGAGTGAGctctcaaaatactttattcgAGCCCAAGAAGGTATCTACTTTGACAAGATGATGTCAATGATGGGCCAAAAGTTTGCAGAATTGGTCAAGATGGGAGATTTTATAGAGGAAGGCATCAAATCAGGTAAAATTCAGTCCATGGCTGCATTGCAAGCTGCAAGTAAGGCCATACAATCAGGATCCATTGGTGGCATCAAGAAGAAAAGGGAGGATGTTTCAGTCGTCAATTACCAACATGGAGGACAATCCCACCAATACCCCAACAATCCCCAAATTGTTGCACATACTCCATACACCTCGTATCCAGTATATAATACCCGACCACACTATAATCCACCTCGAGCACCAATATACCAAAGTCCAACAAGACCACATGTCCCACTCCAAGCACCAACCCACCAAAATAGACCAGCATATGTGCCAAGACCACGTCCAAATCTCGAAGCCAGAAATACTCGCACCTACACACCCATTGCTGAACCTTATGCTCAATTGTTTGAAAGGTTGAGGATAGCAGGAGTACTACATCCAGTTGAGGGAAAACTCCCCGACCCAATCCCTTACAATTTTGATGGAAACAAGCGATGCGCTTACCACTCGGGAATCCAAGGGCATGACACAGAAGATTGTTATGGCTTGAAAAACCAGGTTGAGACGTTGATCAGAAGAGGAATAATAAAATGCACTCCAACACCTCCGAATGTGAACAACAACCCTTTGCCAAATCATGAGAATCGAGAAGTCAATATGATTTCTctagaaaaagagtacaactTGGGAGAAACCATCGCGCCTGTCTGGAACGCCGAAGAAGCTGCCACTGCATCTCCAGTACAACCTATTATCACTGTTCAGCTAAGGGAACCTCTTACTGTCCAAACATATCTCCCGAGAGTTGTAGTAACCACTACAGTTGCTAGAAAGGCTGAGTTTGACACCAAAGAAGTCCCATGGGATTATAAAACAGAAGCCAAGGGCAAGATGATTGACACCGCTGTGGCTCAGGGGATGACTAGATCAGGAAGGTGCTATACTCCCGAGAATCTGGATCAAGGAGTTATTGGGAAGGAGCCGAATCCCAAGAAGAATGTTACGGATGCTGAAGTcacagaattttggagaaagatgCAGCCGAAAGACTATTCAGTCGAAGAGCAACTGAAAAAGACATCGGCTCATATATCCATAATGTCTTTGCTAATGAGTTCTGAGGCTCATAGGAATGCTTTGATGAAGGTGTTAAATGGGGTTTGCATTCCAAAAGAGACCGCAAGTGAAACCTTAGCTGCAACAATTGGACAAGTGTTGGAATCTAACAAAATCTCTTtccatgataatgagctaccaACGGAAGGGACTGGACACAACAAAGCACTTCATATCCCGGTCAAATGTCGTGATAAGATTGTGACCCGAGTTCTGATTGATGGCGGTTCTGGATGTAACATCTGCCCTTTCACAACTCTGAGAGTTTTAGGCTTGAATATGGGAGATATAGAGGAAAGTCGTGTAAAGGTGAGAGCTTTTGATGGAGCACAGAGAAGCGTCATTGGAGAAATCCATCTCACATTGCAAGTGGGACCAGCAGAATTCCCTATTTTATTTCAAGTGATGGATGTGTCATCGAACTACAACCTGTTGCTGGGAAGACCATGGGTCCATATGGCAAAAGCagttccttcaactcttcatCAATGTGTAAAGTTTGAGTGGGGTCACACAGAAGTTACTGTTCATGGGGAGCTCAATCACCCCATCTATTCTGTCAATTCTGTTCCAGTAAATGAGGAATTAGATGGAGCCACTTTTCACACTTTAGAAATCATGCAAGCTGTGAGGATTGACGAGAAGTTAGAGTCGGTTGGTGTGAAATTGTCAGGGGCATCGAAGATGGTCGCAACAGAGATGTTGAAATACGGGTATCAGCCTAAGACAGGACTTGGACCTAGGGCCAATGGCATAGTTGAACCCATCCAGCTGAAGCATCAGAAAGGTACCACTGGACTCGGATATGGATCTACATCTGGACGAGTCCACAACAGGGGATCCATCAAGACAACGTTTGTACCAGAGCAAGTTCCGATTCTAGATCACGCATCTGACGATGACATAGTGGAAGGAATAGGAAATTTGTTCGTGGCCATGAttggagaagaggaagagatAGATCTCCGCAAATTGAGCATCCGTGATTCCAAGCCTGGAGAAAGCTTGCAGAATTGGATCGTCAGTCCTTCCCTGTTTCGACAAAAGTCCTGGTAG